GGTAAATTGTCCGTATTAACAtacgcttttctagtcttgatgaccactcaaagtgctttacagtccagtttttcacccattcacacacacattcatacagtacatccatgggcagcacttttttcaaTGAGAATTTGCTCTTTCAGGGGCAATTaggggtttagtatcttgcccaaagacacttcagcaTTTGGAAATTGGAAGACTGGGTTCaaaccgctgaccttctggtcaGGAATTGACCCAATgtaccccctgagccacagctgcaccAAAATGACAACACGTTTATTGTAGTGAAAACGGGCAACATCGTCAGTGGTTAGAACCGTCTTCACCACTAGacgtcactaaattctacacaccgAACCTTAAAAACATTGTCCTTATTTTTTATGCATGACAGGCACTTAACTAGCTTTTTTACAGTCTGAGAAGGTGATATAGTTTTTGCATTTAGTGTAGTGTTACAGTTTCCATTGTTGTCCTATTTGACACAGGAACACATGTAAGAATCACATTTCCAGCAGATGACAATAGTATATCAGTGTTCCTGCAAGGACCAGCTTCAGGCAGCCTTAAAAGAGTTGTTGAGTCATATGAATTGTATTATTCAGTAATGCTCGACTTGGTCATTTGGACAAAGTGTAAGTGTTTTTAATGGTTTACATTGACACACCTACTGAGTAAATGCAGTAAAACCTGGTACACGTCTTGCTCTCACTCAGCCCGGCACATCCTGTTTTTATCTTGTCTTGGACAGTTCATACAAGTCTCAGGAAAAGAGAAGTAGGAGTCACACCTTTTCCAGTTTGGAAATTTAGTTGCATCACATATAGCGAAATATCAAACAGAAGTTTGAGGTCATTTAGAAAGTGTCACCATTATATCGATTGTAAGTCCGAAGTCaccaacatgtttatttctctgatCAGTTTCTTAGTCTAAACTAAAATTTGTAATCCGATCACGATCCGCTAGGGAGTCCTAAAATAATCGTTGATTAATCAtaatcgaggtaaaagtttgaaataatcatgaTATTGATTTGGAGTCATTGACTATGTTGTACACTAAATTGCCAGTACCACTAATTCTTACTGGTACTACCTTCTACCTCCCTGGTTTCATCATATTTACACCCATGCTATGTAGTAGCAGGCAGGTATATTGTAATCGGCagcatctgtctctctgtctctttctgtcacaGCAAAAACTTGGCACAGCATGTGAACAAACCTTAAGCCTAATGCTAATGCAAGGGAAATGCATTCAAAGCATGTGTTACACATGAAATGGAAATTTATTTACAGATTGTAAATTATATTTGCACACGTGCTTCAGTGATAATAAGCAAATTAACATGTGAGTTATAATATGGGAAACTATGCATTTCTAGTTTCGTTTGAAATGATTCTGATTTAGATGTGGAAAATCAGAAATGCAATGTACAAAGACACTGTTTCTATCAAATCAgacttacatttattttttcagccaGACATTCAAGTAAATGTATCAATGGCGAATCGCCCATTTTAGAGCTCATATAGATATGTCAGTTAATGGCTGCATCAAATTAACACTTGCTAAAATAATGCTGTATTTTTAGAAAGTGTATATAAATTGAAATAGCAGGTATAACCTGTCAAAGGTCTCATGATGATGCTGCTTGGTTTCGATGGAACAGCCTCATCTCTACCAATGTATCACATTTCATTAAATTACTTGTAGTAAAACATGCAACTGCCCATTTCTACATATCAGTTTACTTTGCAGTGAAAGTACAAAGCAGAgtaactgtttgtttgtgtgtgtttatgagtgtaTTTGAAAGGAGAAATCATCGTCTTTAGAGGAACACAGAGGTTTTCCTCTAAGAACCAAACATTTTCTCCTATCTTATTATCCCATTGGTGGTTAAGCAAATGTATTCAGTGGCTTTGCTTGTGCTCGCATGTGATTATGTACTTTGTCTGTCCTTCCACTAGGAATCTcaagcagcacagagacagatCCTTAGGGAGTTCCTCAAAGAAGCCAGAAGAAACAAGAGAGAGGTGccattgttttttcaaaagatAATATTAAACTTAGCCATATTGAGATTTTATACTACTATACAATGTATGGCCTGTTGGGATCATGGTGTAGTTTTCAAGAATGTGTGAAAATATAAGTATTTAAGTATGTATTGCAGAAAAGTCCACCTCTTCAAGGATTTAATCACTTGTAGAATAACaatgtcattatttaaaaaaaaacaggcaggtGTACTTATCTGTGTTTCTGGCTCTGTCAACAGCAACTGGAGCAGCTACAGAAAGAGCTCAACTTTCTTGAAGAAGACATAAAGCGTGTTGAGGTAAAGAAACAGAACTCATCCCCATGTGCATGTTATAAACCTGAGGCCTTGAAACTGTGAGGTGGAACTAGAACAGTGAGTCAAAGATACAGGAAGCATTTTTCCAAGAACGTTCTCATGGGAAGGTTATAGGGACAATCGGCAGCTATTGATGGAACATGTAATGTTCTGAAATGACAACAACTGTAACCGCTCATCATACCAGCTGGAGAAAGACGAACATGTTATGTCTGTGTCCTTTTCCAGGAAATGAGCGGCCTGTACTCTCCAATGATGGAGGCAGAGTGCACGGTGCCTAATGTGGAGGCTCCCTCACCAGCACCCAGGTACAGCAGACCTGTGTTCTCACAAATTATATCTGTAAAAGAAGTAaatccatcatcatcacagtaGTAATAACCACATTCACCTCTGTTGTTAACTTAAAATGTGATCTTACCGATCTCAATGTTTTGCCTTTTGTTCTATAATAGCTACTCTTTTTATAACTTAATATAATCCCATAAATGCTGTATAGTTGTTTGgcattgttttattgtgtacctttttataaatgtgtatttatttctttttttgttgggTAGCTGCAGTAGTATTATTGAGCCACCAGATTACAGCCAGCCTCCAGGATTTGGTGGAACAACCCAGGTAAGTCAGTAACACACAGTTTGGcttattgctgttttttttgtgtattctCTACCACAATTTAAAAGTTTTGTCTGTTATTGTCAGAATcttgttaaatgtattttttatgtgtgtatcaCTTATTGTGaaggtgtcttttttttaattggatgCAGTCCATTAGTTTGGCCTGAAATGAGAAAAAGTTCCTCTGTGATTTTAACAAATCTTTGTACACACATTTTGGATACTAAACAAAGGGCCTGTAAAGTTCagataacatttttattgttgtgtgaaaataaacatcacaAATATTCTCCATAAATCTAATAAATGGGTTATAATTGAATACAGCATGatttgactgtatttataaCCCCCTTGATTTTGTTTTCCCCAGGGAAAACGACAGACCTGGTATAACAGCACCCTGGCGTCCAGAAGAAAGAGGCTGACGGCTCACTTTGAGGATCTAGAACAGTGCTACTTCTCCAACAAAATGTCTCGCATCACAGGtatgaatcctgcagaggatgaTGTCATATTTGGAGCAGTTGGTCACAGTACGACTGCAGTTTGGTCAGATGATGAGATGACCTGTACAGATCATTGTAGAAAACAGTACAGTTACATGAGTGAGACTTTTGTTCTTAGAACTGTATATTTCACTTCAGAGTATTGGCGGGGTGAATGGTTGTCGGTCTCACCAAAGTGTTTCTGTTAAAGTTAAccatatttctttaaataaaggCCACTTTACCAAAAGTTCTTGCTGTTACAGATACATGTAATTATCTGGTGAGATGTCTCAGCTCTTAGATTTGGAAGAACTCAGACATTGTGGCTCATGCTACAAAATCTAACCTCTTTGTTTTATGAATATGTTACAATTTTTACTCGCGTTAAAACAGGGCATGAAGTTCAGTTAAAGTTTAGtatgattatatttaattttgctTCACAGCATATACAGTGGGATGCAAACATTTGAGAGCACTTGAATGGCAAAGGGATCTCAGATGTTTGGACCCCACTGCAGTTACAGTAGTTCATGTGTCAAACAAAAGAACTGTGCTGATCCAAAAGGCTCAGAAATAGCAAAAAAGTCGTCCgcaaacacagataaatatgTAGCAGCTACTGCTGACAGTGTCGTATATTTATTAAGGGTGTCTCTGGTGTTTTCAGATGAGGGCAGGAACCTGAACCAGCTGGATGATTTCATGGAGTGTTTGTCCAAGTTCACCCGTTACAACTCTGTGCGGCCGCTGGCCACCCTCTCCTATGCCAGTGACCTTTATAATGGCTCCAGTATAGTCTCCAGGTATGAAAAGAAAACGACCAAAGACAATTCATAttgtcctttatttatttatttttatatatatatatatatatatatataattactgTGTCACAGAATGCATCTTAAAAAAGGAACACAACTCTGTGTATGTCAGTTTTGTCATTGTAGTTGCCCCTCAGATATTTGTTATATCATGTTATGAGGTTGGATCTCAGTTTCTCCCACGTGTACTAAAAATGCCCAAAAGTATTGGCCATTTAGAAGCAAATTTTATTAGAATCTTGCAGCTCAGTACCTGATCCACTATAAACAGAGGAAAGGGCatatatatgttattttattgtgaacGTACCATCTCTGACTGTGTTCTCATTGTGTTTCAGTATTGAGTTTGACCGTGACTGTGACTACTTTGCCATTGCTGGTGTGACCAAGAAGATCAAGGTGTTTGAGTACGGCACTGTGATCCAGGACGCAGTGGACATCCACTACCCTGTCAACGAAATGACCTGCAATTCCAAAATCAGGTAAGAGAAATAATCTCTTCTCATAAGAGGAAGCATGTAAAGGCCTCTTTCAGATCCTACACTGCAGTGTTTGTAGCGTGCTGATTACCTCGTAACCTGTGGGAAGTTTCCCAGAAAGCAGGTTTTACAAACTCTGGGCCTAACCCTAAGGTGATTATATAACTCAGAGCTTTCAGTCCCAGAACAGCAGATCACGCTGATTTAAGTGTGCAAGtggtgaatgaaaaaaaaaacaccatcaatGGAGCTCTGATAATATGACTCACCATTCGTAGTCACATTCTGCCttcattctgtatttttcaGTGAGGAAGGAGATTGTGGAAAATCGATTATgtctttaaacattaaaacatgtcttgCGGGATTGTTTTATAATAGACTCCGAACAATCCATCATCATGTTCCATCAGTGTGACCAGTCACAACACAACTAACAGTTATTTAGTTGTATCTGTCTAAAGCTTTGCACAGTTTGTTGTAGGTTTCATTTACACAGACAAAGTTACCGTGCTAACTTGGTTTAAGTTAAAGCTTACTGGTTAAAATAATCTTATTTACTGGACAGGAAATCTAGAGTTTCCCTCATGCCAGGATTAACAAACTCTTAGTTTTCACTAAAACTTCTCTCTAAAGTTCCCCCACTGCTTTCCACATTTCCACtaataaaattattttgattAATTCATGGTGTGATAAAAGCTTTAAGACACGTGAATGATTTTACAGCCCATAGCAGCACTGCGAAGTAAAAGGAATGTGTCCATATTACTGTTTTACTTGGGCTTGAGCTGCAGTGCTGTGCAGGTCTGTATAGTTCCAATGCACATTTTATAAAACGCTCTTCCTGTGGCAAAGATCTGTAAAAACATTCTTCTTTAAAATCCAGAAACTGAGGCCTGAGTCAGATGAAGCGTGTGACTCACTGTGTAGTGAAATTGATCGcagcctttgtttgttttttgcagctGTATCAGCTGGAGCAGTTATCACAAGAACCTTCTGGCCAGCAGTGACTATGAGGGAACTGTCATCCTGTGGGATGGATTCACCGGCCAGAGGTCCAAAGTTTATCAGGTATTATACTGAGCTCTAAGAGCATCACTTTTTGGTGATTTAGGGTTGTCTTTATTGAATTGATTGTTAAATAGTTGAGGATTCAAAGACTTCATTGTCTTTATATTGGCCTCATATGCAAAGGGCAACAGTGacactctgtctgtctttataaAAGATTGAGAATTATACTTAAAAGTGAGACACAAAACTAACTTTCTGAAGATCACAAACTATAAAgttcaaacacatttattacaaaaaataaaagggtTTAAAATGCTTTTGTGTGGAAAGATGACGTGTACGGATAACGGAGTGCAGCCTCATGGGACGACACCCTCTCATAGTTTCCCCTGGTTTCCTTTCAGGAACATGAAAAGAGGTGTTGGAGTGTTGACTTCAATCTGATGGACCCCAAGCTCTTAGCCTCTGGTTCTGATGATGCTAAAGGTGACTGAGGAATATGATTATATAAGGTCATCTTCCAGCTTTCCAGCCTCTTTATTGTATCTGATTGTTGATCTtctcatttctgtctcttttttttattagtgaAGTTATGGTCAACCAATCTTGATAACTCAGTGGCTAGCATCGAGGCCAAGGCCAACGTCTGCTGCGTTAAATTCAGTCCAACCTCCAGATATCATCTGGCCTTTGGCTGTGCAGGTAAGATTAGTATTTTATGGTTGAGTGTctggttttcttttgtctttgtcctcaTCTGGCCAATGTTGATGCAAATAATGATTgtgatttatgtaaaaaaaacaaacggcatttatttttttctgtacaaaATTCTTTTCTACAAATCAGCAAGAGATTATAGAGGAATTCACTTAAAAATTGTTGACATGGTGTAAAGGCAAGTTTGCAGGTTCTGGCACAAGGACAGACTCAGGCCTAACAATAGCACGGTGTAATTAAGATGTTAAAAGATGCTGAATTGGAAAAGAGAGACATTTCTCAAGCAAATAATCAAATTTTTCTCTATCATTGTTGTTGCATTCTGACCCTAgttcacacacatcacaccacTGTAATATTTCCTTCTAGACcataacatttttttgtggTCACACAGACTGGCGGTCCAGACAAACTTCTAAAAACTATTTATTACTGTCCCACAGGAGAAATAAGAATTAGAAATATGCTTTTGTGCCTAGAATCAATTCTTAAAGAAACTTAATATTGGATGAACCCAGCAGATGTGAACTGCCCCGGGTTATTTACCAGATTCTCTGCATCGCCGTGGTCCAAGTCCACAAAGTCTGAAAAAGGATGGCCCTACTTGAACTTTGAATAACTGGTTTACTGTCTTGAATAAAAGCCACCAGGCAACAAAACAGATGGAGAACACAGCTTGTTAGATACGCACAGACGTGAACAAAGCGTTGGCACTGTAATTTTGCTAAAGCTGCCTGCCTCCATGGTTAAATagtcaagtgtttttgttgtgttccCCCCCCTTCAAAGATCACTGTGTCCACTACTATGATCTACGCAACACTAAGCAACCAATCATGGTGTTCAAAGGTCATAGGAAGGCTGTGTCCTACGCCAAGTTTGTCAACGGAGAGGAAATTGTTTCTGCGTAAGTCATTTAAGCCTCATTTGTTATTTTGAGCAGTGgggtttaattttctttataaACATAATGTATTATATCTTATATATgatgtatttgaatatttagATGTTCCCTGCTTATTTACTTCCTGTTtagatttgtctttattttcttaaagctcattgttttctttgcagatctttaatttgaaataacCACATTTCATGAAAAATACTTGTATCGATGGGAAAACAATGGAGATAGTTATACTTGATAGTCCTCACATGCAGTTTCAACATGTCCCATCACAAATTGCCCTCCAGCTCTGAGTTTTATTTGTGCCCTTTTAATGTGTAGTTCGACAGACAGTCAGCTGAAGCTGTGGAACGTCAACAAAACCCACTGTCTGCGCTCCTTCAAGGGTCACATCAATGAGAAGAACTTTGTAGGCCTCGCTTCCAATGGAGACTATGTTGCCTGCGGTAAGCGTTTTACTTTGAATAAGACGACACAGCGATTTTGTGAAATGACGCCTAATGCAGCAtttctttggtgtttttttatcaGTGCAGAGGCACCACTGCACCAAATGTTCAAGTCTAGAGGACAAACTTTGGCTACAGCCACACTTTTAGGTTTTAGTttcaaaatgcatcaactctgctacgaACATACCTGGCATCCGTGCACACTACTCCAGAGGTTTAGAACCACTAAAACAGacaagtttggaaatgctgctggccccgttttagtttaTAAACTCCGGGATAACTCCGTCTTAATCAGGACCAGCAGAAACTGGGATATTTTGAAACGATGGCatagacacaaataaaaaaacttgcTGATCGGGTCTTTTCGGTCGTGACAGgccagtgtagaacgcaacatggctaatcaattacaagcgttgccgatccttttgtctttgctaacagctgatttgcagttaaattctgcatttcaCACTGCTACATTTGCTTACACGTGTACGAGACGAGCTATTATTCGAGCAAGTCCTATGTACACCGGCTTgcgcatgcccagtgtacgtgaggGGTCAGGTGATAtacattttcaggtgtgttagtatggtAAGTGATTAAAACCGATGCAGTGCCAAAATGCTGACTGAGATCATTTGAGTTTAGAAATGCTGGTTTCAAACAAAAACCTAGTCAAATGAATTTAGCCTAAAGCTGCTCACTTTTGCCACCACCAGATTTTATACTCATTCCCTATTAGTCTCaacagcagtggtcaccaaccttttcaagcccaagatcactttttaattccaaacgtaagccgagatctaccaccctgatatcttccaaaaatcACACTcaggagggtcatatttattatttttggaatttctgttaaaggctcaatgtacgagcataaattttcacaaagaaaagcagttgtgcaactttatctattcaatgcacaatattaatatcaatacatatttacagcatctgttcaatgcaaAATATTTAGCTTCTtagttcaacaatatgttttgcagagaagctgctgctgcagcacaatgtttttacacagGCTTTGACTTGGATAAggccataaatatgactatttccttgtataaaagtagtcctgtgtactcaaataaataccagtactatacagtatgaagccgtgcatcttcttctcctgcaaatatttcacaataaaaataccttttttaaacaaaagaatgcaTTCAGTCGACAGAAACGCTggggtgcttttattttgaaacgcatacagaaAGTTTTGCgaaccatttatgtttgtgacataaatttAACAGATAAGCATTAAAATTCAGCTGAAAGATAAATTTCTCTATACTGCTGTGAGCCACAATGTTTCTGTCTATGTCGCAAAATTATTTCCAACACTTCCCAAacccatttcaaagtaaaagcactccagagtttcactttctgaatccattcatttgttttaacggGGCTTTaattgttatcgacagaccggaagatgcacatcttcataccgtagagtcctggtgtttagtttggTACATAATCAGACTTGTATTGAAGAAAATGCAGTACataaaccagcagctctgccGCCAGTAGCGAACACGCTGCCCGTGTGAAtaacagacaaccgacacacagctggtCTGCAGTGCAAGAGAGTCCAGAGAGTTATGGGGACCATTGCTCTACAGGCACAAATACCAGTATGTAAATAATTGCAAATAAAAGATAacatttcatgtttgtttgtgtgtgtgtgtgtgtgtgtgtatacaggaAGTGAGAACAACTCCCTTTACCTTTACTACAAAGGACTATCCAAGACTTTGTTAACATTCAAGTTTGACACGGTAAAGAGTGTCCTGGACAAGGATAAGAAGGAAGACGACACAAACGAGTTTGTCAGTGCCGTCTGTTGGAGGGCCCTGCCTGACGGAGTGAGTTCTCCTCATTATGACACTGTTATTGCCTTTGATATATTAATGGAATATTGAACCGACAAATCTGTACTGCTGCTAAgtcagaaaacattttcatcttgaTGCTTTTGTTaaggtgtgtgcgtgcgtgtgtgtaagaaccatgaaaaagacaaataaggTGTCATGAAGCAATTTTACAGTTACATTTAAGCATAAATTATACTGATAGTTTTACAAGTAATTAACTATTCATAAAGTAACTTAAactatgttgtgttttcctaatattttgtttttcaggagtCAAATGTGCTGATTGCTGCAAACAGTCAAGGAACAATCAAGGTTTGCATTTTGTACAAACGTGTAGATAAATCATACCAACAACCACAGGCCTCCTGCATGAGATGTCAGACCATGTCATAGATTACAGTCAAAGTATCAGGCCTTTTTAAGATTGAATCAGTTTGTCATTTGGCATAAAccagcagcagtttttttcaaagacttaatcttttttattttttttatctaatatAATAAGAACTTGTTTCCAAATTAACTTGTTGAAACTGACCTTCTGAACGGTCTTGATACCTTTATCAACGTAGATGCAGCCTTACCTGTCACACATTGACTGCACTCATCCTAAACCACAGATAACACAAcacgtctgtcttttctctccacacagGTACTCGAGCTTGTCTGAACATCCACCGTGTCTTCAGTGGACGATAGAAATACCATCAGCCTTTCTCTGATCGGCAGAGGATCAGTCTAATGCAGGGAGACCTCAAGCTGCCTGCTGACTTAGGATGCCCCGCCACAACCTGGCTGAAATAAACTGTACCCTTCTTATTTTAGCGAGCTACACTTTGTTTGGACAGCAGTAAAAGACTTTGGACGAGTGCATCAGTATAGCAGGAGATGATGTGCAGTCATTTTACAGCGACAAAACAAGGATGGAGCTTGGGCACAAAATGGAACAAGAACACTTCAGAAAGCATTTTTCCGGCTACAATAAAACACCTCTTAATGGTTTTaggtcaaatgaaaacatgtacCTTTTTTAATTAAGCTGTTTTTGAAGGTACATCCAGCCAAACCCTACTAGTGCGATGCATTCTCCCTTTTTAAAGGCCAAAGCACAAGACAAAATGACATGcaaaaattatgttttcatgtggaGCTTTTAAACCCCCATTGTTTGTCGATATCCAGTTTTCCCTCTTTATGTGTACTGTTGTTTTTCAGATCGGGAGAAACCCGTTTTAATAAATATGACTTGAATTTCATTCTGTCAAGCGTATCGTCAGTTCATCATCTTGCTGAAGAGTGTAGAATGTGAAGTAGCCTATGGAAGACTAATGAACATGTTGAGAGACGgttaatatttctgtttctatCGGAACAAAAAGAACTTTGACCTCTGTAATCACAATGATTCTCATGTAAACTGCAGGCATTGTTTTGCAATgcaacatcaacatcaaaattgttttttgtttttttgttcctcATATGTGAGCTGTTTGTTGcttgttaaaaaatgaaaacctcaCAGAATCATATTTTGTTAAGTAGCAATGGAATTTCTCTTCACATACTGTTGGTTAAAAAACATCTGAGCTGAGCTGCATTGTATCTTCAGGCAAACTGCCGTCAGTTTCTGTGGAGTGGTGATCCGTGTCGACACAAGGAGGGGATTTAGTAAACACCGCCAACACCTACCTATTTTATGATAAATGAGTGAGaggtgttttgtatttgtataactGAATAAATTATTTCGAAACAATTTCAGTCATTGTTTGGTCGTGTCTTTTCTCCATACTAGTGG
Above is a window of Hippoglossus hippoglossus isolate fHipHip1 chromosome 17, fHipHip1.pri, whole genome shotgun sequence DNA encoding:
- the cop1 gene encoding E3 ubiquitin-protein ligase COP1, with amino-acid sequence MSSGRPQQSPGGASSVPSTSSSSTGGSGNTNGGGGSNAVTSNGNNSGNVVPTRTLAAAGEGVLAVPTLAAVPSSRGGFASLSRPSASSGSRKKTLHQAPLYNGLLNSYEDKSNDFVCPICFEMIEEAHMTKCGHSFCFKCIRQSLEDSNRCPKCNYIVDNVDQLYPNFLVNELILKQKQRSEEKRLKLDHPNGSRWQVFQDVLSPDQENLDLANVNLMLELLVQKKKQLEAESQAAQRQILREFLKEARRNKREQLEQLQKELNFLEEDIKRVEEMSGLYSPMMEAECTVPNVEAPSPAPSCSSIIEPPDYSQPPGFGGTTQGKRQTWYNSTLASRRKRLTAHFEDLEQCYFSNKMSRITDEGRNLNQLDDFMECLSKFTRYNSVRPLATLSYASDLYNGSSIVSSIEFDRDCDYFAIAGVTKKIKVFEYGTVIQDAVDIHYPVNEMTCNSKISCISWSSYHKNLLASSDYEGTVILWDGFTGQRSKVYQEHEKRCWSVDFNLMDPKLLASGSDDAKVKLWSTNLDNSVASIEAKANVCCVKFSPTSRYHLAFGCADHCVHYYDLRNTKQPIMVFKGHRKAVSYAKFVNGEEIVSASTDSQLKLWNVNKTHCLRSFKGHINEKNFVGLASNGDYVACGSENNSLYLYYKGLSKTLLTFKFDTVKSVLDKDKKEDDTNEFVSAVCWRALPDGESNVLIAANSQGTIKVLELV